ATCGTTAAACAGTGTATACAGAAGGAAGAGTGAATTAAAACAGTGTATGCAAAAGGGAGTGTACTAGTAAATTGTAAACAGTGTATACAAAAGGTAGTGTATATTGTAAAACAGTTCATACAAAAggaaatgtatattgtaaaaggtagtgtatattttaaaaGGGAGTGCATAGTGTTAAACTGTATACAAAAGGTAGTGTATATTGTAAAACTGTATACAAAAAgtagtgtatattttaaaaggtagtgtatattgtaaaaagtagtGTACATTGTAGAAACAGTGTGCATACATAAGGCAGTATTAATGTCGTAAAACATTGTATACAAAATGTAGTGTATATGCTTAAACAGAGTATTCAATATGTAGTGTATATCGTAAAACAGAGTAAACAAAAGGTAGTTTATATCGTATAAATGTATATCGTAAAACAGCGCAAACCAAAGGCAGTGTTTATCTTAAAATACTGCACACAAAAGGCAGGGTTTATCGTATAACAGGGCATACAAAAGACATTGAATATCGCAAAACAGTATACACAAAAGATAATCTATATTGTTATAAAGGACTACGGACGCATGCTCCCTACCATGACCGATTCcatcttgatttatttttaatttgtatactATGGCCACGATAACATGCGGAAGATGCAAGTGTGAGTGCACATCCTTAAGAAATCGTTGACTTTAGTTCCCAACGAGTGAGGgaaaatttcttgaaaaagAAGGATATATAAGCAATAACAAATTGCTCTTTCACCaatctttcattaaaaaaaacccagctagAAGTCTAGGACGATTCTGAGCACTTCATATTATACCTGCACTCATTaagtaaatttatgaaattcttTCTCAGGCGTTATTTAGCCTTGTGGTTGaccttttctttgttaaacgtaattaaaacataaattatgATGTAAAACAAAATGATCAAAGAAAATTTAACGTAAAATTcttatctgaaaaataaaatgaatataaaactttatttaattatttgcaTCTGTTATCAatgcatattttcataaatggaTGAAAATTAATCTTactctgttttattttctgtttacagATAGAACACAGATCTATTTTATGTACAGAAATTGCTCAGTGCCCGACTCGTTTGACTGTGGTATATCGTGTTGTGTGAATGACAGCGTCCATGACTTCACTTGTCAGAAGCATTGCCGCGGTGATTTCTGTAATTTCGAGGACGAGAGTGTTCGATTAGTTCAAACTCAAGCCCATCAAACAGCACCCGGAAGTGGGGCGTTGTCCATTTTACACAAATTTATTCGAATGACCGTTTGTATgggattattatttatttatatctttaattttcttttctgtttttaaaactattcaTTATCAAAGCAAAAGCTAGTGTTTCATTTATTGTATCCACGTACAAGTATTATAAGTGTTACTGATGTCCTTATATTGtactttttgaaatgttttattaattagctttaattgttttatactttaaaatattaaatattatttattgtaaaagaaagatttggtttcttttttagatataaagaaaattaatgaaatgcaCCCTGCATGCCGTGAGCACTTTGTAATGTCAAATGGGGCTTTGTAAAACATCAATGGTCGATTGTTAAACAATAGCTACTAAACCATCTGACAGTGTATTCgtctttttttcttaatgagTCGTGCACTTGGTTCAAGAATGCCTTTTCGAAGACAAACGCATTTTAtcaaatgcaaatttaaatcaattcaaaGTGATATCGATAAGAAGATTGCATGTTAACAAGTTCTTGAATAGCCCAAAGTGAAAAGTGTAAAGAATGGGTATATACAGATCTTCTTTAACATAGGAagaaaatgctttaaaatgGTCATAACTATTTTGCCTCTTTAATGCGAAATTTAAATGAGGAAAATCGTTAATAAGATAATGGGATTTAAGGTGGTTCACTATACTTTGATATTGTTTCTCAACTCAGCATAAAActatttgattataaaaaaaatagcataataCATAAGTGTATTACTATGTAACTCAAATAGTCGAAAAATAAGGAGTTTGGGGTTCGGGGAAAGAAtatgattttctaaaattagattcagaaatataaacaaaaacctCGGCGAATTTGAACTCCTTGTTGCAGTTCACATGTTTGATACTTTAAACACTGAGCTATGATGATATTCAATTAAATCTATTGATACAAATGCTTtcacaaaacattaaaatcccTATCTTGTGACATCGTGTCATGAGCTGTAGTTAGCTACCTCTAATGCAGTTTATACATATTACTttttacaaatgtaaacaatttcacAGACTCATTAAGACTCAtcaaaaaagtacatgtacatgatgaaGAAATGATGAACATGTATAAACAGATAGAGAAAATTACCCtgtatttctattttaagaAGGTAAGGAGATTTTATTCGTGAATTTGTGACGTGGACTTTGTGTTCGTGGCCATCTTTAAGCTATATTTACCTCCCTTTAACGGAGAGTTTTGTATCAAGATATAGggaaatgttcaaattttgaaagaaaaatatttggattttattttactaaacaGTGGCCAAAAATTTCAGATTCAAAAATTTAAGTCAGATTTGATGGTTAATATGTTGGCCATCTAGCCTTCtcaagtagtttttttttattttctggaaaaaataccgtacatacaataaaaatgcatttcatagaataggttttttttataagtgaAAAAGTTTAACTAAATCAACCATAGAGAAGAAGCGAATGACGATTTACGAGATGCGATTCCTATTGTCTGTAATGTTTCTCATCAATTCTACTCGTGTCACAAATGGTACACCATTCAATCCTTAATAAAGGCGTATCTCTGTCCTGACACATACCATCcaaatgatgaaaatattaaCTAAGATATCCAACAACTGCGCAGAAGTCTGATGGAAATGATACTAACAATGCTTTCATACGGGCAATAAAGTCCGTTTCAAATTTAGAAATAGAAAGTCATGTCAACTTTCATTAATTAGATAAAGCACTTATTAATAATAGTAAAACAAATAACAGAAGTAAACCGAATAATTCAACACACCCAAAAATATGAAGTTTGAACATTGATAAGACAACGTCTATCAATTCCTCTCATGTTACGTAATACAATATCTGGCTATAATAATAGTGTGATCTTTCTGAGGAAAACATCTGGTACATGCGCATTTGTTGTTGCGCTTCATTCCATTCGACTGCAATATGGGGCGCCTTTTGATAGCCACTCTCTTCTTCTGTTATCGTAAGTTTAAATTATGCATtcttttctttatcattttGGTGGAAACATTAAAGTCATAgatgttaattaattaaattatttccaGTCATGTTAAAGGTGCaaatagttaaaaaaacaatgtacacttttttttacacatttatattTCACGTGATTTATAGTATATACTTATTTCACCAACCTAATTACCTAATTACCCAAAGAGCTAACAATTTATTAttccaattttaaatttaaaagtcgcaaattttgaaaattgacttCACCGAATTTGTTCcacttttaacaatatttttcagattttatatGGCTAACAAATATTGAATTACTCTTCTTCGTTTAGTTCCGACTTGAAAAATGTATTCACACATACTAAATTAAATTAGTCTTGGTTGAAAATGTGTTATTTTGGGTATTTTGAGgttaaaagacaaaaaatcatggttattttaaatagtttccATTAAAAAAGCTTTGATTAAATGTTGTTTTtctttctaatattttttatatgaattgttTCTGTATTTTACATTTCTGATTAGATGATACGTTATAATCTTATATAggaacaatgaaaacaaaacatgaaaaattaaataataacaaaCAATGACAATAGTCTTTCAAATTGTCTTCTTTTTAATTACTTACAGTGGAATAGATTACTTTGAGAtatacattcaatatttttaaaagtatgtgaaatcaaaaaaaaaaatattaccgtTCCAACGAAATAAAGAATTATAACGATTGGTAATAAAATGcactttaaaattctttttaaaaaacgtaaGAATTCCAACAGTTCTCGAAATTCCTTGCatataaaaactttaacctacTAAGTTACGCTGCTACGCTGAAAGGattaattatattgtttatCTCAAAATATTGATAGAGTCCTATTCCTTTACATGACCGACCTGACATTGAGACCtaaatcgcaacttctcggacCTTTTCGACAACTGGGCTGATTGGTTTCAGCAATGTCCCTTGGTGTTTTCAAAAGACAGATGAACTCTTCCCTATTTCAGTGGACTTATCTCTGGAGGCTGACCATGCCTGTCACGGCCATCACCACTGCACCAGCGTACAGTGTCCGAGCACCACGAGCGCCAGTTCAATCTGTGTCCACGGGGAGTGTCGATGTTCTCAATGtcagtagagagagagagagagagagagagagagagagagagagagagagagagagagagaaatattttcaaatattttcatatagaTTATGACTTAATCGCGACAAAACGGACTGGCGTAGGATATTAAAAAGCTTGGAGATCAGTGTTCGTGAGACACATGAACTGTTTTATCTCTGTAGTCGGCGTTGGGCTGCTTTGCCATGCCTACCATCATGCGGACAACACCCATGACCTGAACTGTGTAGACGCAGGCGTTAATTGTACCGACGGCCATAGACCAAGCTGCCACGGTGGATACTGTGCATGCACCCATAACTCAGTCCGTAAGAGCGCGTTTAATACATAAAATCGTGATTTTTCCCTTTTTGCATCAATCGTTTAATGGTTTTTTACCATACTGTAGATTGTCATACTGTGAACGATTGCATACACGGGGATCAGGACTTTCACCTCGGACAGTGCGTGGACGTGGGCGGCGTACACGGTTTCTGGTTTTGTTCTGCCGATCACCAGTGTAAATGTATATTCTACTCCCACACGAACGCCAGCAGTTTAGTTGGTTAAAATAAACCAAAATCTATATTTATTTAGTATGTAAGTATTGTTGTACTTTGATAATGTATAGTAGAACAAAAACGtccaaacattttttgttgttgggaACAATACAATATTCAAGTGAAAGTACCTTGAAATAAATTCAGACTGTTAATCAATCAGCtcaaggtcagacgacacgttcctcgattttagataactttttccaggaatttgttaatggtttactactactttgacaagctttcttgcaaaaaattagggtaccttaccaggcatttctgcaaaatactagagtattcaatttcctatataaccttcttgaaaatacacttgaattgctgatataaatacatatacagcacagtaaaattcactatattgaAACTCTATCTCGaccggggcggggctttgaactcacgacctctagaacctatatgCTTCTAGCactgagcggccacggttctaaccactcggccatctagacaCATAACTACatccaattaaattttaatcatttttaaaataattataaaattattcttttttattggaactctttattacgcggagatacaaaaaagattctcgaggaacgtgtcgtctgaccttaaggtGATTAAAAAGGAGGTCGTTTCAATAGCAAAGTGGTTCCTGAAAGTACagaagtaaattttaaagaaaaaaaccattgTACTAACCAATAAACATATGCCCATGGTTTAAGTTACACTATGTTTAAGGTATACGGTACAAGGTATGGCTATCAGTAAGTTCGCCTGGGACGAAAAAAGAGAAAGAACTTGTCTTTAAGATACTTGCTAaagttcaagttctttattccaagAGACAAATGTCTCATAGGTtatatatatgaacatatacatattaaataaacagtaagaaaaacaaagtgtacatAATCAATTTGGATAATTCACATGGAGAGTTCGTTGCTTGtttgtataatataaatatttacataaattacacagttctttagTATTAGAGGTAGAAAATAACTGTATAACTTTATAGACACTTGGTTTTCgggagtagtattttttaatatacttatcTCTTAACTACAAAGTGAtggacaaataagtaaaaaatggaACTCATCTTCAGTTACATTTAAGTTGCAAGATTCACATTTTCGACAATCACGTGTTAAATTATCATACCTCCCTGTTTCAATCTTTAAGTCATGTGAGGACAACCGTAAGCGTGTAATTAATTTacgatattttacatgaattggtTTCTTTAGgtaaacttgtaaacaaaaatgatcaacaacatgtttatataatatacattttgatgcATTGCTTATATCGTtaacaactttttgtttaaagacatcacacattctattaaaaataatatctaaaataacagACTCTTTCATAGTACTTTGATATAAATCGGCTAAGCCTAAGATGGACAATTCTTTCCTAATATTTGAAATCCAtatgtcattatttttcacCATGTCTTCGtagcatgcttttaaaatacagtttttactgtttcttaatttaaaccagtatttaaaaattttttgtttccTGAAAATCTCTAATGGAAATCTACCTACTTCATAATAAACTGCACTGTTGCAAGTATTTTTTCTGACACCCAAAACCTtcttacaaaaatttatatagACTTTTTCTACATCTTGACCTTTATGGAATCCCCAAATTTCAGCACCATAACTAAGTACACTTTTTACATAagtatcaaaaacattcaattgaGTTTCAACATTAAAACTCAAATCTTTCATTTTACTAGATATGCTGAACATTGCTTTATTTCCCTGTGGTGCACAGTGCTTTTgtgtagataaaaatttaccatTGTAGTTAAACAACATACCAAGATAGTTAAATTGATTCACTACTTCTACGTATTTGCTATTGTATTCCcatttttcattatctttaacacattttccgtttctaaaaattacaattttggttttttgtacattaacagatAAGTTCCATTCATCAGTATATCTGTGCAATGTGTTCAGCATATCCTGTAAACCCTCGGGCGATTCTGCCAAAAGGACagtatcatcagcatacataattaaaaacatattaatcatTTGTAATTCAATTGATGTACaattactatttataaaatatctttcaaaatcattatggtacattgaaaataataatggaGACAATATTTCACCTTGTAGAACTCCAGCTGAGATTCtaaatgtttctgtaaatgtacctttatgTTTAACACATGCTCTTACATTCTTATATAGAGACTTAATAATACGTAACAATTTTCCTCCAAAACCCTCCATTTGCAATTTATACCATAGTTTTGATCTATCAATTAAGTCAAAGGCCTTTGTATAATCCACAAAACAACAGtacaatctttttttgttttttaaagttctaCTTATGAGATTCTGTAAAAGAAAACATCTTTTACCCAAAAAACgaggaaaattataaaaaaaaaaaaaaaaaaaaaaaaaaaaaaaaaaaacaagactaAAAATCGTTTAGATAAAcgaaacattttacattttctgtCATAATTAGtgttgatattttgaaatgctgCAAAACTAGCTTTACAAGAATTTCAAGTTGAGCGACCGTATAGAGCTTTAGTTCAGCATGATGATGGAGACACTTCGAAATTTTAATGTATGGGTAAATTTtagaacattaaaatgaaaaacaccCGCATTGTATTTCGCGGATAAATGAACGTTTGTTTTGAGCTAATCTCATTAGATTTCTTTCATATATCGTGGAAATATCttatatcaaaattttcttcTGACAATTTACGATTAATATTGACATTTAGTCATTTCCCTACATCATAACTGTTgcaagtttttgtttttttttaatccttgtgatacaaaataaatacatatatgtagtgttgttttaaatgaaCTTCATCACCTTTTTACGAGAAGTGGAAACTTAAAAGGTTATAAAACCTATCATTAGTGGTTCCATCATACTGTTGTCATGAAGGCTCTTTGGAATAAACTGCATTTACGGAATGACGTAGAAATTTTGAATGTATGGATTGTTCCCAAAGATATTAAATGATTCTATATGAACTGCTCGATACATTTACCTCAAAATTTAAGACGACATCTTGGCACAAGGTAAAAAAGAATTCTCTTGTAGAGACCACCATCAAACTCAAATACGTACATAAACTAAaaggttgggtttttttttttataaattaaatgatttagaAAATTGAATGATGTTTCCTTGAAATAAGGCTATTCAAACAAGATCGcatgaatttgattttattgaaaaacagaTAAAAACACACGTACAAAATTCAGAGGAGTCCACATTTAGAAGAAGAAACACTTGCACACGTTATCAACACAATGCCAAAATCCGTCTCTTCCGTGGAGGTTACACTGCCCTAAATTCAGACAGTCGTTGACAAACTTGCAGGATTGTGCTGGAAGGAGAACGGTATGTTATAAACTGTGGTTTATTTATTTCGTTTCAATGATGTTTTACTTTGGATCAGTGATtctatcaaaaaaaattattagataTTGCACTTCACACTtcaacaaattaattatttaagttTGTGGGTCAACAAAATGAAATCCATTAAATTTGgaattcaacaaatattgatacatatcatttataaaattgatttcttgTAAATTGCCCTCTTTATAAAGCAGTACATATACGCACTAAAGATAAAAATCCAATATATAAATCTCTTTAGACGATAAAATGTATATACTATCTAGTTTTTGCTAATTTGAGAGTTTCTTACATACATGGATTTacattattttgcattttattaacATAGTCATATATCTAATCAACTCCTTTTAGTCTTCACAAAAATAAGTCTGTACAAAAAAGGAAACGTTACGTATATTTGGCAAACTTTATTTATCTATTACTTAATCAATCTATTCTACCTAGATCTTATACGAATTTCTTACATGTAGCATGCTCGCACGTGCATAATCCTGAGTGGCAGCCTTTGACATATCCATGGGCACAGTGGAGTTCGTTACTGGTACACACCCCGTCAGAATTACAGGGGACACCTACTGCTAACCCcactaaaaatacaaaaaaagtgCATCGTAATTTTGTATTAGTTGGTTTTTATTCAAGGATATTTTGTATTGCTGTGTCATCCGATTAGAAATCATGCACTTTGTAAgcttgtattttgaatatttggtatatttttaatgttagcTGGTGTATTATATCGGTTTAAATGACTTGAATTCGACCTTTGAACCCAACAAACTCCATTtacaataatgataatattttttcatcaataaatatgATTGCAGGCGATTTGTACAAAGTTTCTCTGGTCTTGTCAATGAATTTGTTGACTTAAATGATATAATTGATAAACATTGGTTTTTATTTGCTTTATatctgttttgtttaaaattgtttaatcttGCCTTTAGAAACTGAAGATACTGTCAAAGGACAGCTACTTAATTACTAGTGTTATAGATttagctgaattttttttacacaatttaatGTACATTATCTTTGTGAGCTTCATAATAGTACCAGTtttcatttattgttttattgttatatgtttttatttataattcgtAACTTGTTCTAAGCAAATTAGCGTTTTGTTATATTTGAAATTCAAGTTGAATtcataaatttcaagtttttcgaGTTAAGGTGaaatgggacacctccatattgtgatgCTATTGATAAACGTATGCTAAGGATCAAGGGGAAAGTGTACTCGTATAAAATAGACTTTTGACAAGTTTTGACAGAGAgatgttttaattattcaaatgtCCTCGTTTGAACAACGTCTTTTAGATACGTTTTTCTTAATCTTACATCAGttagatttttcttaaatgttttgtaaagaTATCTATGTTCACTGTACTTGTGAAACGCTGATAAGACCCTGCCtgtatgatatattaaaaaCCTATTAAGAACACAAAGTTGTATGATTTTCCAGTTGCGAAACAGGAACATTTTGACCATTTTGCAAAGTTTAGTGGTTTGGCAAAACAAATGCAAATTAATATACTTACAAAGACACACGACAATGAGAAGATGAGGAACTATATCCATTGTTCTCTATTAAGTAATGATTCGTTTCCATCGACAAATTCCATACACCAATATTTATAGCGGGTTATATGGGGGCGTCGAGCAGGggattattttctattttgatatcttttcattaaaaagaagttttatttaaaaaagacaacTAAATAAATTGTAGAGATTATCatctttgttctttttttaattctgaaaattattttttctatatcaaAACCCCCTTTCTCTGTAAGATCCTCATCGATTAAGTGGCGTGATAGAATCATACGATTCTTATCTCTTTGAATGGAGACCTAGCGAAGGTCAAATGTTACACTGTCCTTGTATAGTcttcagttttcaaaaaaataaaagttatctACTCAGCGATTATAGACACGCTATTTATTGACTCAAAGGTTTGACTAACCAATTTAAAGATTTAGATTTAAATAATACTGTAAAGTGATGTAAATGAAATTGGATTGAAAGACACActctcaaaattcaaagcaacatGACTCTGgaattgttcaaattttatttgaggGTTCAGTCCATGCTGTACATGTTGCTAATACTGCTCATGCTCATTTCTAATGCTGCCCATACATACATATTATGCTGCTAAAGATGAATATACAGAGAAATGCCGCTCACAAGCATTTTATTTTCTGACCTTTGACacttttcataaatataatcattttttttttttgggggggggggggtgttacatCGCACTTGGAAAAATTatgtactttgaaaaaaaaatcaagttgcgttaattttgggaccagTTCAacgcattttgattttttttttcaaggtgtGTTGAAATCGGcaatattaacgcactttgaaaaaaaatgttcggGGTTTGTTCGAAATAATTGATACTTTCGTATGCAATGAATGATTGATTTAACATTATTTAGCTCATTggaatatattaaataaagagCCTAAtgcattctcagctaacttgataaacagctacatgtagtttctcgatcagatttttttttctcataagcttacatattttgacaatttacacTTAAATGATCAACTTGGGAGATTTTAGATTTTCCAAATATGACATGAACTGCACCGCTAAGCAACTACCTTTTCCTTTTTCCTTTTGTGTATGCAGCAATTTTGCTTCTTATCTGGTACATTGGGCTgctagaaagaaaaaaaagattgatatacatgtacatattgaatTTGAGATCAATTCATAACATATTTCATCTGACTTCAATTGCATTTGCTTATAAACAAACATGGTGTGGAAAAAAGGATACCTTAAAATTAGTTATAtctatcaaaaacaatatgatcttttaaaatatcaggGCGAGAAAAAAAGAACTCGCGCCCTAATGTCAATTTTTTAgtttatgataatttaatgtttttcaatgttactaatttttttttacaatgcagtgatttatttgattagataTTGAAAATAGGGTTTATGTTGAAACCCTTACagattctttaacataccaTTGGATAAATCAATGTTTGGCCAGctcatttttttatcaatatcactGGACTAAATTTACGAAATAGCGTATTTCTTTTTCCGTTCTTATACGTTTACTCAATGTTGCCGATAACATGTTTTAAGGGAAAAAGTTTGGGATAGGGAATCTTCTACCTgtataatcaattaaatgatgtTCTGGTAATTGACCTGTGTCAATGGTTAACCCTCACCCCCGCCCCCGTTCTTAAAGACGGTAAATGAGATTTActagtgttaacaaatcatcataccatcaacaaattagaaattcagtTCAAGATTTTGtgattaatacatattttttaaaagtgcttTTAgtgttttgataattaaaaaaatgttgctgTACCTTCACAGCGAGctttggaaaaaaattcaaagtgcgttaactTGGTCCCAAATTCAACgcacattgaatttttttcaaagcgcgtaatttttcaaattgcGTTGCCACAGGTGGGGTGTCTTTTCTTGTTTACAccgaaaaaaataatatcgaAGTAATATATATTCGTATATAAATCTACCAAATGAAAGTGACAATTTGAAGGATTTGGATATGGACGATGTGCGCTTTGggtgaacaaaaatgcatgaaGAGGTGGGGTACCGA
This genomic window from Magallana gigas chromosome 5, xbMagGiga1.1, whole genome shotgun sequence contains:
- the LOC105327731 gene encoding serine protease inhibitor Cvsi-1 → MDIVPHLLIVVCLLGLAVGVPCNSDGVCTSNELHCAHGYVKGCHSGLCTCEHATSQSCKFVNDCLNLGQCNLHGRDGFWHCVDNVCKCFFF
- the LOC105327730 gene encoding uncharacterized protein, with the protein product MGRLLIATLFFCYLDLSLEADHACHGHHHCTSVQCPSTTSASSICVHGECRCSQFGVGLLCHAYHHADNTHDLNCVDAGVNCTDGHRPSCHGGYCACTHNSVHCHTVNDCIHGDQDFHLGQCVDVGGVHGFWFCSADHQCKCIFYSHTNASSLVG
- the LOC105327729 gene encoding uncharacterized protein, translated to MSWRSVLDFYRNCSLLIVCGLFVSGCLASGWFKCYECSYMNYDDSDYRCVTSPANATNVRVRECRQGAAETCVTKTVYTKDRTQIYFMYRNCSVPDSFDCGISCCVNDSVHDFTCQKHCRGDFCNFEDESVRLVQTQAHQTAPGSGALSILHKFIRMTVYIKKINEMHPACREHFVMSNGAL